One segment of Triticum aestivum cultivar Chinese Spring chromosome 2A, IWGSC CS RefSeq v2.1, whole genome shotgun sequence DNA contains the following:
- the LOC123186478 gene encoding heavy metal-associated isoprenylated plant protein 39-like, giving the protein MKDQKMTIVGTVDPVAVVGKLRKLFPGVQIVSIGPAKDEKKDDKKDAGRDKKPAGDKKEGDKKDGDKKDGDKKDGGDKKQQEAKPPMSVYPHYAYAHYGYPPPPRYFVRSAEEDPNSCVIC; this is encoded by the coding sequence ATGAAGGACCAGAAGATGACCATCGTGGGCACcgtcgaccccgtcgccgtcgtcggCAAGCTGCGCAAGCTCTTCCCCGGCGTGCAAATCGTCTCCATCGGCCCGGCCAAGGACGAGAAGAAGGACGACAAAAAGGACGCCGGCAGGGACAAGAAGCCCGCCGGAGACAAGAAAGAGGGCGACAAGAAGGACGGCGACAAGAAAGATGGAGACAAGAAGGACGGCGGCGACAAGAAGCAGCAGGAGGCGAAGCCGCCCATGTCCGTGTACCCGCACTACGCCTACGCGCACTACGGctacccgccgccgccgcgctactTCGTCCGCAGCGCCGAGGAGGACCCCAATTCGTGCGTCATCTGCTGA